The following are from one region of the Elgaria multicarinata webbii isolate HBS135686 ecotype San Diego chromosome 13, rElgMul1.1.pri, whole genome shotgun sequence genome:
- the LOC134407949 gene encoding chemerin-like receptor 1, with amino-acid sequence MAANTTSEESLYGDYEDYANFEDNAGLIDSMGMLSVAVYSIAFLLGVIGNGLVIFVTGFRMKRTVNTIWFLNLAIADFVFTFFLPLSAAYIALGFHWPFGKALCKLSTTLAFLNMFASVFLLTVISMDRCIFVVCPVWAQNYRTTRLASLVTLGIWLAALALSCPYLVFRDTKSSLDENTTHCYNNFALSDGFQSTEADELGEHRHQALVLTRFVAGFLVPFTVILFCYGVITAKLKGNRLTRSGRPFKIMVAVVLAFFICWFPYHVFSFLEMSVTAVTPWLQTVLVVGIPLASGLAYLNSCLNPFLYVFVGQDFREKLRTSVLAAFESAFSETSAQVLTKSKSSLEVESHLV; translated from the coding sequence atggctgccaacacCACTTCGGAAGAAAGCCTTTATGGAGATTACGAagactatgccaattttgaagacAATGCAGGTCTCATTGATTCTATGGGGATGCTTTCCGTGGCGGTCTACAGCATTGCCTTCCTTCTGGGGGTGATAGGAAATGGCCTAGTCATCTTCGTTACAGGCTTCCGTATGAAGAGGACCGTTAATACCATCTGGTTTCTCAACTTGGCCATAGCTGACTTTGTCTTTactttttttctcccattgagtGCGGCCTACATAGCTTTAGGCTTTCACTGGCCCTTTGGCAAGGCCCTGTGCAAGCTCAGCACCACTCTGGCCTTCCTCAACATGTTTGCCAGTGTCTTCCTGCTCACTGTCATCAGCATGGACCGCTGCATCTTTGTGGTGTGTCCTGTCTGGGCCCAGAACTATCGCACAACCCGGCTGGCTTCCTTGGTCACGCTGGGCATCTGGCTAGCAGCCCTGGCCCTCAGCTGCCCATACCTTGTCTTCCGTGACACTAAAAGCTCTCTGGACGAGAACACCACTCACTGTTACAACAACTTTGCCTTGTCGGATGGCTTCCAGTCAACGGAAGCTGATGAGCTGGGGGAGCATCGTCACCAGGCCCTAGTGCTGACCCGTTTTGTGGCTGGGTTCCTGGTACCATTCACTGTCATCCTGTTCTGTTATGGCGTTATCACGGCCAAGCTGAAGGGGAACCGGCTCACTCGCTCAGGCAGGCCCTTCAAGATCATGGTAGCAGTGGTCTTGGCCTTCTttatctgctggttcccttatcACGTCTTCTCCTTCCTGGAGATGTCAGTCACTGCAGTAACACCCTGGCTACAGACTGTTCTGGTGGTGGGGATTCCcttggcttcaggcctggcttaCCTCAACAGCTGCCTGAATCCTTTCTTGTACGTCTTTGTGGGGCAGGACTTCAGGGAGAAGTTGCGGACATCTGTGCTTGCAGCTTTTGAGAGCGCTTTCAGCGAGACTTCAGCGCAAGTGTTGACCAAGAGCAAATCCAGTTTGGAGGTAGAGTCTCACCTAGTTTAG